From one Magnolia sinica isolate HGM2019 chromosome 18, MsV1, whole genome shotgun sequence genomic stretch:
- the LOC131233422 gene encoding glutamate synthase 1 [NADH], chloroplastic-like → MMLLVDFENRIVVDDEALKQQYSLARPYGEWLSRQKIELEDIINSVPEADRVPPTISGTVPVYRHDDTNMENMGIHGLLAPLKAFGYTVEALEMLLLLMEKDGTETLGSMGNDAPLAVMSNREKLTFEYFKQIFAQVTNPPIDPI, encoded by the exons ATGATGCTACTGGTAGATTTTGAGAATCGTattgttgttgatgatgaggcCTTGAAGCAGCAGTACTCTCTAGCCAGGCCATATGGCGAGTGGCTCAGCAGACAGAAAATAGAACTTGAGGATATCATAAATTCTGTTCCTGAAGCTGATAGAGTCCCACCTACCATATCTGGAACAGTGCCT GTATATCGACATGATGATACTAACATGGAAAACATGGGAATTCATGGATTGTTGGCTCCATTGAAGGCTTTTGG ATACACTGTAGAAGCCCTGGAGATGTTGTTGCTGCTCATGGAAAAAGATGGTACTGAGACTCTTGGCTCAATGGGAAATGATGCCCCTTTGGCTGTGATGTCCAACAGAGAGAAACTTACATTTGAGTATTTCAAGCAGATTTTTGCTCAGGTTACAAACCCACCGATTGATCCAATCTGA